The sequence ATTTAACGATCAAATCCCACAAATTAATCGCTTTTTGACCATCATGCCCTAAATTTTTAGCCCCTTCTACAAATTTAGCCTTATTGCCCGCCATGATTTGAGCGTCTTTTTTCCCCATAGCACGGCGGATCAAATCCGCTTCGCCCAAACTAAACCCGCCGATAGTTTGCACGATTTGCATCACTTGCTCTTGATAGACGATCGTGCCATAAGTGGGCTTTAAAATCGGCTCTAATTCCTTAAACGCATATGTGATAGGCTCAATGCCATGCTTTCTATTGACAAAGTCATCTACCATGCCTGATTCCATGGGTCCTGGTCTCCCTAGCGCGATAATAGCGATAATGTCTTCAAAGCTTGAAGGTCTTAAGCGCTTGTTAAGCCCTTGAAACATTCCGGATTCAATTTGGAATATCCCCACCGTATCGCCGCTTTGGATCGTTTTATACACTTTAGGGTCGTCCATATCCAGCGATAAAAAATCCACATCAATTTGGTGTTGCGTTTTAATGATTTTAAGTGCATCATCAATCACGGTCAAGGTTTTAAGCCCCAAAAAGTCAAACTTGATCAAATCCACCGGCTCTAAATATTTCATGGAATATTGCGTAACGATACCGCCGGTTTTTTCAGAAGCAAATAAAGGGGTTTTGTGCCACAATTCTTTTTGGCTATCCACCACCAAAGCTGCGGCATGCACGCCTGCGTTGCGATTTAAGTTCTCTAAATTGAGCGAATACTCCCACACTTGTCTAGCCGTATCATTGCTTTCTACTAATTCTTTGATTTTAGGCTCTAATTCCCACGCCCCCTCTATGAACTCGCCATTTTTTTCATAGCCCTTAAGCGTGATACCCAAGCGATTAGGTATGAGTTTGGCAAAATCATCAGCCTCTTTATAAGGCATGTCCAAAACCCTTGCAACATCTCTAATCACGCCTTTAGCCAACATTTTATTAAAGGTGATGACTTGAGCCACATTATATTTGCCGTATTTTTCAATCATGTATTCTATGATTTCTTTACGCCGGCGTTGGCAAAAATCCGTATCAATATCAGGCATGCTGATCCTTTCAGGATTTAAAAATCTTTCAAAAAGCAAATCGTATTTCAAGGGGTCAATATCGGTGATTTTTAGTGCAAAAGCCACCAAGCTCCCTGCCGCGCTCCCCCTACCAGGCCCTACAGGAATACCCCTTTCTTTAGCGTAACGGATAAAATCCCACACAATTAGCATATAACCTGGGAATTTCATGTTCGTAATGACTTCAATTTCTTTTTCCAATCGCTCTCTATATTGCTCATGCTTTTCTTTAGGCACTAAAATCAAACGCTCTTTCAAGCCCTCTCTAGCCTTGTGGGCGAAATAAGAAGCGTCATCTTCAAAATCTAGCCCTTCGTTTTGGGCGTAAGTTTTGGTGAATTTAAAGCTTGGGGGGGTTGGGGGGTTCTTTTTATCGTCTTTTAAATCAATCTCTAAAACGCATTTATCAGCGATTTCTTGGGTGTTTTCTAAAGCTTCTGGAATATCTGCAAACAACTTCGCCATTTCTTCAGGGGATTTAATGTAAAACTCATGCACGGAGTGTTTCAAACGCCCTTGATCGTTTAGGGTTTTACCCATCGCTACGCACATCGCTACTTCTTGAGCTTTAGCGTCGTTAGGCATGGTGTAGTGGGTGTCGTTTGTGGCAATGATTTTTAACCCTGTTTCTAAAGACATTTTAATGACTTGCTCATCAATGAATCGCTGATCTAAAATGCCATGGCGCATGATCTCTAAATAAAAATCGTCTTCAAAAATCTCTTGGTATTCGCAAGCGATTTTTTTAGCTTCATCATAGCCCTTAGCCCCATACCTGCGATTTCTCTCACTATTGGTATTCAAATGGTAATTGACTTCCCCTTGCAAGCACGCACTAGAAGCGATAATCCCTTTAGAATGCTCCCTTAAAAGCTTTTTATTGATGCGCGGAAAATAATAAAACCCCTCTAAATACGCCATAGAGCTTAAATACATCAAATTTTCATAGCCCTCTTGGTTTTTAGCGAATAAACACAAATGGAAGCGTTGTTTGGTTTCTTTGCTGGAGAGGTTGTCGTCATTATGGATATACGCTTCCATGCCTATGATAGGCTTGATGCCTTCTTTTTTCATGCTCGTATAAAAATCAATCGCTCCAAACATGTTCCCATGATCGGTCATGCTCACGCTTTTCATGCCCAATTCTTTAATGCGTTTGGCTAAGATTTTAATCTTATTGGCCCCATCTAAAAGCGAATATTCTGTGTGCAAGTGCAAATGCGTAAAAGCTTTAGTCTCTTTCATTGTCTAACCCCTATATATAACCCCTGTTTGGATTTAGTGCCATTATACTGATAGCTCTTTAAAAAACCCTTTATTCTTATTAAGTCAATTTAATGATAATTATTGTATAATGATGCTTATAATGAGAAAATATTTCTTATTATGATGCTATATTAAGGAGTTCATCATGAAAAAATCCATTTTATTGAGCGTTTGCTTGGCTTTTTCTTGCATTCACGCTTTAAGCGATATGGATCTCATCAAAAAAGCGAAAGAAAGCCATCTAGAACCCATGCCTATGGGCAAGGAGCTCAAAGAATACCAGATCAAAAAAACTAAAGATGTGGGTATTGGTGCTAAAAAAAGCGAGATTATGACCCCCGCTCAAGTGGAATTAGGCAAAATGCTCTATTTTGACCCTAGGATTTCTACTTCCTATCTTGTGTCTTGTAACACATGCCATAATCTAGGCTTAGGCGGAGTGGATCTAGTCCCAAGTGCAGTAGGCTCTCAATGGAGGAAAAACCCCCACCTTTTAAGCTCCCCAACGGTGTATAACTCTGTCTTTAATGATGTGCAGTTTTGGGATGGTAGGGTTACGCATTTAAACGAGCAGGCGCAAGGGCCTATCCAGTCTTCTTTTGAAATGGGGGCTGACCCAAAAGTCGTGGTAGAAAAAATCAATTCCATGCCAGGCTATGTCAAACTCTTTAGAAAAGCTTATGGCTCTAAAGTCAAAATTGACTTTAAATTGATCGCAGATAGTATCGCTATGTTTGAAGCCACGCTCATTACCCCAAGCCGCTATGATGATTTTTTAAGGGGCAATCCTAAAGCACTCAGTAAAGCCGAACAAGAAGGGCTGGATTTATTCATTTCTAAAGGCTGTGTGGCTTGCCATAATGGGATCAATCTTGGCGGATCGATGCAACCTCTTGGGGTGGTCAAACCTTATAAATTCGCTAATGTGGGCGATTTCAAAGGCGATAAAAACGGGCTTGTGAAAGTGCCTACTTTAAGGAATATCACCGAAACGATGCCTTATTTTCATAACGGACAATTTTGGGATGTCAAAGATGCGATCAAAGAAATGGGCTCTATCCAGTTAGGCATTCAAATCAGCGATACAGAAGCGCAAAAGATTGAAACTTTCTTTGAAGCCTTAAAGGGTAAAAAACCTAAAATAATCTACCCAGAACTCCCTGTGATGACAGACAAAACCCCTAAACCCTCTTTTTAACTTTTAAAAAGTCCCTTTTAAGGGGGCTTGATTATAAAAAGCTAGGGTCATTACAAGACTTGATATAAGTTTTTTGTTAATGAAAATTCTCTAAACGATCTATCTTAACGCTATAATTTGAGAATAAATAAAACTAAGTTTTTTAAAGAATGAAAGGATATTGAAGTTAAAAACAACCTAATGCTTTAATTTGAAATCAAGGCGTTAAATTTAGCAGATCTTAATGAAATCACAAGTCAAACGCTTTTAAAAGCGTTTTAGCGTGTTTTAAAAAGATGAACGCTTAAGCATGTTCAGATTTTTGCTTTTCTCTGTATTCTATGATCATGCTGTGGATTTCATCTTTTAATTTTAATTTTTGTTTTTTCATGTGGCTGATTTCTGCGTCGCTAACATTTTGTTGCTCAGCGGTTTTAATATCATCATCAAGTTGGTTGTGTTTCTCAAAAATCCTATAAAAATGCGGATTATTCGCTTTTAACACGCTGATTTCGTCTCTAAATTCATGGAACATGGTTTTCTCCTTTATTTTGGATGTTTAAAGTATAATAAACTATCTTTTTAAAAAACAACTTAAAAGCGCTATAAAATAGTCTTAAAAGGTGCGATAAAACAACAAAAAGGAATACCCATGGATATTCGCAACGAATTTTTACAATTTTTTAAAAATAAGGGGCATGAGATTTATCCTAGCATGCCCTTAGTACCTAATGATTCTACCTTGCTTTTTACTAATGCTGGTATGGTGCAATTTAAAGACATTTTTACCGGCATGGTGCCACACCCTAGCATTCCTAGAGCAACAAGCTCGCAACTATGCATGCGTGCAGGGGGTAAGCATAACGATTTAGAAAATGTCGGTTATACCGCAAGACACCACACGCTTTTTGAAATGCTAGGGAATTTCTCTTTTGGGGATTATTTCAAAGAAGAAGCGATTTTGTTTGCGTGGGAATTTGTAACCAAAAATTTAGGGTTTAAGCCTAAAGATTTGTATATTAGCGTGCATGAGAAAGATGATGAAGCCTTTAAATTATGGGAAAAGTTTGTGCCTACTGATAAAATCAAAAAAATGGGCGATAAAGATAATTTCTGGCAAATGGGTGATAGCGGGCCTTGCGGGCCTTGCAGTGAAATTTATATTGATCAAGGCGAAAAACACTTTAAGGGGAGTGAGGATTATTTTGGGGGCGAGGGCGATAGGTTTTTAGAAATTTGGAATTTGGTGTTCATGCAATACGAACGCTCTAATGATGGCATTTTATCCCCCTTGCCAAAGCCTAGCATTGATACAGGCATGGGGCTAGAAAGGGTGCAAGCGCTCTTAGAACATAAGCTCAATAATTTTGATTCTTCATTATTTGCGCCTTTAATGAAAGAGATCAGCGAACTTACAAGCCTAGATTATGCGAGCGAGTTCCAGCCAAGCTTTAGGGTAGTGGCCGATCATGCAAGGGCGGTGGCGTTTTTGCTCGCTCAAGGGGTGCATTTCAATAAAGAGGGTCGTGGCTATGTTTTAAGGCGTATTTTAAGGCGCTCTTTAAGGCATGGGTATTTAATGGGCTTGAAAGAAGCGTTTCTATACAGAGTCGTGGGCGTGGTGTGCGAGCAATTTGCCGACACGCATGCGTATTTGAAAGAGTCTAAAGAAATGGTGATGAAAGAGTGCTTTGAAGAAGAAAAACGCTTTTTAGAGACTTTAGAATCTGGCATGGAATTATTTAATTTGTCTTTAAAACATTTGAATGACAATAAAATCTTTGATGGGAAAATCGCTTTCAAGCTTTATGATACTTTTGGTTTCCCTTTGGATTTAACGAACGATATGTTAAGAAATCATGGGGCGTGTGTGGATATGCAAGGCTTTGAAAGTTGCATGCAAGAGCAGGTGAAACGCTCTAAAGCCTCATGGAAAGGCAAACGAAACAACGCCGATTTTAGCACCATTTTAAACGCTTATGCACCTAATGTATTTGTGGGGTATGAAACGACAGAATGTTTTAGCCAAGCGTTAGGGTTTTTTGATAGCGATTTTAAAGAAATGACAGAAACAAATCCTAACCAAGAAGTTTGGGTGTTGTTAGAAAAAACGCCTTTTTATGCAGAAGGTGGGGGGGCTATAGGCGATAGGGGTGCACTTTTAAAAGATGATGAAGAAGCGGCTTTAGTGCTAGATACAAAAAACTTTTTTGGGCTTAATTTTTCGCTCCTTAAAATCAAAAAAGCGCTAAAAAAAGGCGATCAAGTGATTGCACAAGTGAGCAATGAACGCTTAGAAATTGCTAAACACCATAGTGCGACGCATTTATTACAGAGTGCGTTAAGAGAAGTTTTAGGCTCGCATGTGAGTCAAGCGGGGAGTTTAGTAGAATCCAAACGATTGCGTTTTGACTTTTCGCATTCTAAAGCGCTCAATGATGAAGAGTTGGAAAAAGTAGAAGATTTAGTCAATGCTCAAATTTTCAAGCACTTAAGCAGCCAAGTGGAGCATATGCCTTTAAATCAAGCCAAGGATAAGGGGGCGTTAGCGTTGTTTAGTGAAAAATACGCTGAAAATGTGCGGGTGGTGAGCTTTAAAGAAGCGTCCATTGAATTGTGTGGGGGCATTCATGTGGAAAATACTGGGCTTATTGGGGGGTTTAGGATCCTTAAAGAAAGCGGGGTAAGCAGTGGGGTCAGGCGCATTGAAGCGGTATGTGGGAAAGCCTTTTACCAATTGGCTAAAGAAGAAAATAAAGAGCTTAAAAACGCTAGGATTTTATTGAAAAATAACGATTTGATAGCCGGCATTAATAAGCTCAAAGAGAGCGTGAAGAATAGCCAAAAAGCATCCGTCCCTATGGATTTGCCGATTGAAACGATTAATGGCACAAGCGTAGTGGTGGGCGTAGTGGAACAAGGCGATATTAAAGAAATGATTGACCGGTTAAAAAACAAGCATGAAAAATTGCTCGCTATGGTGTTTAAGCAAGAAAATGAGCGCATCAGTCTCGCATGTGGGGTAAAAAATGCCCCTATAAAAGCGCATGTGTGGGCTAATGAAGTGGCGCAAATTTTGGGGGGTAAAGGGGGCGGAAGAGACGATTTTGCGAGTGCTGGAGGTAAGGATATTGAAAAATTACAAGCAGCACTTAATGCGGCGAAAAATACCGCTTTAAAAGCTTTAGAAAAATAGCATGGAGTTGATTTTAGGCTCTCAATCTAGCTCTAGAGCGAATCTTTTAAAAGAGCATGGCATTCAATTCAAACAAAAAGCGCTGGATTTTGATGAAGAAAGCTTGAAAGTTACAGACCCAAGAGAGTTTGTCTATTTAGCATGCAAGGGGAAGTTAGAAAAAGCCAAAAAGCTAATTGCCAATCATTGCACTATCGTGGTTGCTGATAGTGTGGTGAGTGTGGGTTGCCAAATGCAACGAAAAGCCAAAAACAAGCAAGAAGCCCTTGAATTTTTAAAACTTCAAAGCGATAATGAAATAGAGATTTTAACCTGCTCTGCCTTGATTTCTCCTAAATTAGAATGGCTGGATTTATCTGGCTTTAAAGCGCGTTTAGGGGCGTTTGATTTGAACGAAGTAGAAAGATATTTAGAAAGCGGTTTGTGGCAAGAAAGCACGGGCTGTGTGCGTTTAGAAGACTTTCATAAGCCCTATATTATAAGCTCAAGCAAGAATTTAAGCGTGGGGTTAGGGTTGAATGTAAAGGGCTTGTTAGGGGTGCTACAATTAGGGGCTAAACTTTAATCACTATCAATACTATCATCTTATTCTATAAAACATTCAATCGTATTTTTCTAGCCACCACCCCCTTGACAAGCAAAAAAACGATACACTCCAACATTTGATGTTTAAGGAGTTTTTGCATGGTGTATTTTATTTTTCTGCTATTGTGGTGCTTTTGGGATTAGTCGTTATTGTCATGCTTTGGGATCGCATAACGAAATGTATCAATAAAGTTAGGAAGGGTGGTTGGCTCGCTCAAGCTCTTACTGGATTTGGTCTTTGGGGTTGGTTTACAAAGGGTTCAGCATCGTTTTTCACTTCTTCATTAGCAAAGTTTGGACTTGGAAGCATGTTTGCAGGTCTTGGAGCAGTATTGGCTATTCCAATGCTAGCCGGTTGGATTTTTAGCCGCCGTAGTCTTACAGCCAGTGAAAGATTGGTGGTGTTTATTTTAGGGGCTGTTTCTTTAGCATGTTTAGCCGGAATGGTTTGTGGGTTATAGAATTATTGGGGATTTTAGCGTTTTGTCAGCCGCAATGGGGTGGTCTTTATCAAAAATAACATGGTTTTTTGTGCAGGCTACATTGTTTTATGGCTGCTCACGCTTTTTATGGGTTATTTCACATGCTCTGTCATAGAAGACTATTCATAAATATTGAAAAGTGCCACCAAAAAATTTAAATTTTCTGCTAGAGTTTTTTCTCTCTCAATTGCCCACAAGCCGCTTCAATATCTAAAGCTTTAGACTCTCTAATGGTGCATAATAAGCCTTTAGAGTTTAAAAAATCCGCAAACATTCTAGCGCTCTCTAAACTAGGGCGTTCAAACTTAGAGCCTTCATGCGGATTGAATAAGATCAAATTCACTTTGGATTTAATGCCGTTTAAAAGTTTTAAAAGTTTTTTAGCGCAATTTAGGCTATCGTTTAAGTTTTTAATCAAAAGGTATTCAAACATCACCCTTTTTCGTTGTTCTAAAGGCCATTTTTTCACTTCATTCAAAACGCATTCAATATTATATTTTTTATTCAAGGGTATTAAAGACGAGCGCGTTTTATCATCTACGGCGTGTAAGGATATGGCTAATTGCACGCCCAAGTTTTTTTCCGCTAAAATAGGGATCTTATCCGCTACGCCGCTAGTGGAAATGGTGATCCTTTTAGGGGAAATTTGCATGCCGGTATTAAAAATCTCAATCGCTTTACACACCTCATCTAAATTATTCAAAGGCTCGCCCATTCCCATAAAAACAATATTGAGCGCTTTTTCAATGGGGAGGTTGTTGTCCTCTTTAATGAGTAAAGCTTGTTGGATAATTTCACTCGCTTTTAAATTCCTTACAAAACCGCCTTTTTGAGTGAAACAAAACGAGCAACCCACTTGACAGCCTATTTGACAAGACACGCACACGGTGTATTTTTCTCCCTCTAAAATGGCGTTAGTCTCTTCATCAATCTTTTTATCTTTCATTTTCAAAAACACCGCTTCAAAAGTATGATTATCTTTTAAAGATTTAAAAAGGTATTTTTTAGAGCCATCAACGCTATGGCTCACATGCGTGATTTCTATCGTGCGCAAAACAAATTCTTGCTCCAAAGAAGCGATAAAATCTTTTGAAAAATTATTTTGCATATCTTTAAAGCTCGTTTTATACTTTGCATAAAGCCACAAATAAAGTTGTTTAGCCCTAAAGCTTGGCTTTAAAAGTTGGCTCAATTCCTTTAAAGTGAAATCATAAACGCTAGGTTTCATGCTTTAAGCCCTAATTCTAAAAGTTGGTGCAAGTGCAAGACCCCTAAAACTTTATTGTGAGAATCCACGCACACTAAAAGCTGGATCTTATGACGCTCTAAAAATTCTAACGCTTCTAAAAGAAGGGCGTCTAAATTCTTAAAGCTTTTAGGTTTTAAAGTGGCAAAATCCCTCACTTCGCTCTCCAAACTAACCCCTTTTAGTAACGCCCTGCGAACATCGCCATCGCTCAACACCCCCACAAGCTCGTTATTAGCATTCACTAAAATCGCGCTGCCTAGGCGTTTTTCACTCATTTCTATGAGCGCGTCTTTAAAGCTTGTGTTAGGAGGGATTAAGGGGAGGTTGGTGGTTTGCAATAAATCTTTAACCTTGACAAAAAGTTTTTTACCCAAAAGCCCACCCGGATGAAAGGAGGCAAAATCTTCTTGGCTAAAGTTTTTCGCCCGCATCAAACATGCCATTAAAACATCGCCTAAGGCTAAAGTTAGGGTGGTGGAAGTCGTTGGGGCGGTGTTAATAGGACAAGATTCTTTTTTAATCTTTAAGCTTAAATAATAATCGCCAAGTTTAGAGAGCGAGCTATTAGGGCTTTTGGTAAAAGTGATGATTTTATGGCTCAAGCGTTTTAAATGGCTCACTAAATTCAATAATTCTAAAGACTCGCCCCCATAGCTAATCATTAAAATCACATCGTTTTTTTCCACCATGCCTAAATCCCCATGCATGGCTTCTGTGGGGTGTAAAAACGCACTCCTGTTACCGGTGCTTAGCATGGAAGCACTGATTTTTTGTGCCACTAAAGCACTCTTACCCACGCCCACGATCACAAGCTTACCCCCTTTTTCTTGGCTCTCTAAAATAAGCTTGACAATCGCTTCTAAATCGTTAGGTTTTTGGAATTGCTGAACGCTTTCTAAAAGCGCACTTGCTTCATCTTGCAAGACTTGCACAGCGGTAGCGTTACAATCAAAAAGATTGGACATGACAAATGATAGCTGGGTATTTTCTAAACTTTTTAAAGAGCGCTTTTCTCATAAAATTACGAGTGTGATCTTCTAATTTTTTAGGGTTATTCAAAATCTCATCGTTAGCAGATTTTATTAACATTTCTAAGCCCCCTTGAATTTCTTTAATCAAATGCTTTTCATCTTTAAAGCCCACAAGCCCTAAACTAGAAAATTGAGAGCTTTCTAAAAGCGCTTGTTTGTTTTTATTCACAAAAATTGTAGCCACAAACACCCCCACGCTAGCGACTTCTTCTCTTTGTTGCACGATGCTTGTGTCAATACTCAAATTGCTTTGGTTATCCACATAGCTTTTACCGCTTTTAATCGTGCCGACTTTTTTGATAAAAGTGGGGCTGACTTCCACTTGATCGCCATCTTCCATTAAATAGATATTTTTTTCAGGCACCCCACAAGAAATAGCGGTTTGTTTGTGGCGCGCAACATGGTTATATTCCCCATGCACAGGTAAGAAAAACTTAGGCTTAATGAGTCTTAACATGAGCTTTTGCTCTTCTTGGGAGGCATGTCCGCTCACATGAATATTGTCAAATTCTTGATAAGCCACTTTAGCTTCTTTTTTCATTAAAAAATTCAATACCGCTGAAACGCTCGCTTCATTACCAGGAATGGCTTTAGCGGAGATAATGACTAAATCGTTTGGCTTGATAGAAACATGGCGGTGCTCGTCTGTTGCCATGCGATAAAGAGCGCTCATGGTTTCGCCTTGTGAACCGGTCGTTACGATTAAGACTTCATTGTCTGGGTATTTGGCGACTTCATTGGTCTCAATAAAAGATTGATAAGGCAAATGGATATAGCCTAATTCTCTGGCAATATCTAGGTTTTTTTCCATAGAGCGCCCAATCACAGCGATTTTGCGGTTGTATTTAATGCCGTATTGTATGGCTTGATACACCCGGTGGATATTGCTAGAGAAAGTGCTCATAATCACCCTCCCTTGCGCTTCTTTAAAAAGGGTATCAAAAGCCGGTGCTATGGTGCTTTCACTTGGCGTAGTCCCAGATTTGTGGGAATTAGTGGAATCGCTTAATAAAAGCATCACCCCCTTTTCGCCATAGTGTGCCAAACGATACAAATCAGTGGGCAAATTATCCACTGGGGTGTGATCGATCTTAAAATCGCCGGTATGAATGATTGTGCCCGCTTTTGTTTGGATCGCTAAAGCGCTGCTGTCAATGATAGAATGCGTGATGTGGATCCATTCAATGATAAATTCGCCAACGCTAATGGGGCAACGCTTTTCTACGATTTTAAAATACGAGCGGTATTTTTTCAAACCATGTTCATCAAACTTGCTCCCAATCAGCCCTAAACTTAAAGGCGTGCCATAAAGAGGGAATTGCAACTCTTTGAATAAATAGGGCGTCGCTCCTATGTGATCTTCATGGGCATGGGTGATGATAATACCGGCGATCTTGTCCTTAATTTGGTGCAAATAAGAAAAATCAGGGATTAAAATATCCACGCCAAATAGCCCTTCTTTAGGAAAGCTCATGCCCGCATCAATCACAATCGCGCTTTTTGGGGTTTCAATGACCATCATATTCCCCCCAATTTCGCCCAAGCCCCCTAAAGGCGTGATTTTAACGCTCGCTTTAGAGTTTAAATTCATCTTATAATGTGGGTTTAAATGCTCCACTTGGATCTTATTATTCGCTTCAACGCCCTTTTTTAACTCCTTATGAAAGCCCAAAGTCCCTCTCTCATTCACATGCAAAATCTCAGTGACGCCCTCTACTTTGTTGTTATCCAATTCTTCTTTGGCGTAATTTCGTGTTTTGGCGTGTTTAGGTTTGTGGTGGTTATTGGGTTTTTTGTTAGGGTGACACTCTTTTTTATGGTGCGAAGATTCTTCATTTTTTTGTGCATTTTCCTTATGGAAACGCTTTTTGCGGTTGGTGAATCGCTCAAACGCCCCATCTCGCACCTCGTCAGCTTTTGAGTTTTCACTATGTTCATTATGTTCATTGTGTCTGTTGTTTTCAAAATGGTCATTATCACTCATGACTTTCTTTCCTTCATTTCAATTTTTTAAAAGGTATTAGCCTTTTAAAAGGTATTTTAAGAGCTTGAGATAATCTTGTATCTCAGACGCTCTCACGCTTGTTGGTTGGTTTTCTAACGCTAAAAAATCTAACACCTTATCAAGCTTTTCTTTATAAGAAACGCTTTTTTTAAGATTGTTTGAAAGCGTCTTCCTAGGAGATGAGAAACAAGCTTTCAAAAAATCTTCTAATGTTTCAAACCCTTTTTGTAGGGCTTCTTCAAAAGATAGCGTTGGAATTAATGACGCTAACGCCTTTTCTTTCAACGGCTCTTTGATCACTTCAAACATGCTAGAAAACACCTTTGGAGATGGGCTAAACGCGCTAGGTGGCACATCAAATAAAAGGGTAACATTCCCTATGGCGTGAGCCAAAACGCTTAAAGCATTCTGTGAATCTTTAGTGCAAAATTTTAACGCCACTTCCTTTTGTGTCATCACCAATAAACCCCTGCATTTAGGGTCTTTAAACGCATTTAAAACAAGCCTAGTAGCGATATAATAAGGCAAATTAGAGATCAAAAAATAAGGCTCTTCTTCTTTTAAAAAAAGAGCGTCTTTTTCTGCTAATTCCAACTCAAAAGGTTTTTTTTGCTTTTTTAGCCTTTCTCGCATTTTCTCGCACAAACTGCTATCTATCTCATAAGTCTTTAAAGGATAGCGATCTAACAATTTAAGAGTCAAATCCCCTAGCCCCACGCCAATTTCAATCAATCTTAACGAATTTAAGGGGGGCAAAGCACTAACAATACGATCTAAAAACGACTCGTCCGTTAAAAAATGCTGCCCTAAAGACTTTTTAGCTACTACCATAGCACGCTTTTAATTCCTAATATTATACCCTAAAATTTAAAACTCTTCCATTATAGCTTTTTTGATTTAAAGTTTTGATAACCCTAAAAGCTAGATCGCTTGAATTGGAGCTCGTATTAAAAATTAGTATCAAAATCTTTTTTGTTAGCAATCCATTAAATTTCACGCTGTATAATCAAATCCTAGCCAATGAGCTAGATTAAATTTCAATTAAAGGAGTTATCATGGCAAACCATGAACACAACCAACAAAATCAACAGCAAGCTCAAGCATGCCAACAAAATCAACAACAAGCTAATGGTCAGCACCACCATCACGAGCACCACCACCATTATTATGGTGGCACACACCACCACCATCATCATGCTGAACAGCATGCAGAACAACAAGCCAATCAGCAAGCTCGCCAACAACAAAACCAACAATCTTGATCGGAGCGTTTGTGGGGCAACTTTAGGGTTGCTCCTAGGTTTTATCTTTTAATCTTTTTTAATCTAAAGTGGGTTGTGTTGAATGTTGTTAAACCCCACTAGTAAGTTTGTGTAGTTTGTTTTTAACTCTCTTTTCAAATAAGTATCAGTACTTTCAAAAATTAGCGTCAAAATTTCTTCCATTAACAATTGATTGGAATTTGCATTATAAAATAGGATCCTAGCCTAATAAGCTAGAGTTTAAATTTCAAACTGAAGGAGTCATCATGGCACACCATGAAGAAAAACACGG comes from Helicobacter acinonychis and encodes:
- a CDS encoding ribonuclease J, coding for MSDNDHFENNRHNEHNEHSENSKADEVRDGAFERFTNRKKRFHKENAQKNEESSHHKKECHPNKKPNNHHKPKHAKTRNYAKEELDNNKVEGVTEILHVNERGTLGFHKELKKGVEANNKIQVEHLNPHYKMNLNSKASVKITPLGGLGEIGGNMMVIETPKSAIVIDAGMSFPKEGLFGVDILIPDFSYLHQIKDKIAGIIITHAHEDHIGATPYLFKELQFPLYGTPLSLGLIGSKFDEHGLKKYRSYFKIVEKRCPISVGEFIIEWIHITHSIIDSSALAIQTKAGTIIHTGDFKIDHTPVDNLPTDLYRLAHYGEKGVMLLLSDSTNSHKSGTTPSESTIAPAFDTLFKEAQGRVIMSTFSSNIHRVYQAIQYGIKYNRKIAVIGRSMEKNLDIARELGYIHLPYQSFIETNEVAKYPDNEVLIVTTGSQGETMSALYRMATDEHRHVSIKPNDLVIISAKAIPGNEASVSAVLNFLMKKEAKVAYQEFDNIHVSGHASQEEQKLMLRLIKPKFFLPVHGEYNHVARHKQTAISCGVPEKNIYLMEDGDQVEVSPTFIKKVGTIKSGKSYVDNQSNLSIDTSIVQQREEVASVGVFVATIFVNKNKQALLESSQFSSLGLVGFKDEKHLIKEIQGGLEMLIKSANDEILNNPKKLEDHTRNFMRKALFKKFRKYPAIICHVQSF
- the rsmA gene encoding 16S rRNA (adenine(1518)-N(6)/adenine(1519)-N(6))-dimethyltransferase RsmA, producing MVVAKKSLGQHFLTDESFLDRIVSALPPLNSLRLIEIGVGLGDLTLKLLDRYPLKTYEIDSSLCEKMRERLKKQKKPFELELAEKDALFLKEEEPYFLISNLPYYIATRLVLNAFKDPKCRGLLVMTQKEVALKFCTKDSQNALSVLAHAIGNVTLLFDVPPSAFSPSPKVFSSMFEVIKEPLKEKALASLIPTLSFEEALQKGFETLEDFLKACFSSPRKTLSNNLKKSVSYKEKLDKVLDFLALENQPTSVRASEIQDYLKLLKYLLKG
- the hpnL gene encoding nickel-binding protein HpnL — encoded protein: MANHEHNQQNQQQAQACQQNQQQANGQHHHHEHHHHYYGGTHHHHHHAEQHAEQQANQQARQQQNQQS